tgtttcttaattattatttgttataaatattattataaattatctaattaaatatttaaatattattttcttaatcataattaagaatatcttataaaattaaattaactaaatatattaaaagtataattaaatcaaattaagttttctaatataatttgatttaatatttgtttttcaaataatatttcaaagttttttggttgatttagtattttctgtttataagtatataatttaataatgttCTTTTACTTTACatgtatgaaaataaaaatattttatcttaatttataatttattaaattatataaaatttaaaatagatattaatttctactaaatatattaaaaatattttattaattactataaaaatcagattctattaaaaatactttttatttaaaactgaACTATATTGAAATAATCTTGATGAAATATATGTAAACTAGAACGAAAAAGAGAGTTAGATggtttatttaaatttaaataattaggaGTATCTTACAAAAttgaataaactaaatatataatttaataatggtttcaatataatttggtttagtatttgattatttaatttatcttttaaaatttgttggttgatttagtattttctatttataagtatataatttaataatggTTTGTCACTTTACatgtatgaaaataaaatattttactttaatttttaatttattaaatttcaaagaaaataatttagaaattagttttcaataaattcattaaaaatactttatttataaattaaaatttagattctaTTGATAAAGTTATTTTACTTGAAATTAAACTATgttgaaaagaaagatgaaggTTTTGAATGAGTATAAATGtgaagattaaaaataaaaaataatgtttcaattaataagttaaactttctattatgaaaaataaaaaaatttaaaaaatctaaataaaaactgaaattataaaaaataatttgaaaagaaaaatgattataaaataatttataattaattgttttatgttgtaatataatatttaaaaataatatttaaagtgaaaattatagaaaaatttcaaaaaatgaaaatgtaaaataactaaatattataattaaagtatTCAAGttacaatataataaaaagtagattaattttgtaagaactaagaaaaatagtataaGAGTTATATAATGTTTCaggtaaaaaaaaagaaaagtggaaattatgaagaaaaagaaaaatggccgaagaatttgatataattaaatattaaaactaaaatattaaagttataatataatattttataagataataaaaatatattaaaataaattagagatttataattgtatatttaaaattaataaattataatttagaaatttaaaatttgtgatataaattcatatatgaatagataaatttatagtttataatttattaaataaagaaaagtgatttttagtattagaGAAAACATTTGTATGTTTtagttgaaataaaaaaattatgttctGACTGTcgaactttttctttgatgatgGCGGATAAAAATCttcaattaatcttattttttcttaaaaacacGCGGACGAGGTGTTTGGTTCCAGGTGGATAATGTTGAAGATATAACAATTGGATGTATAAATGTTAGAGTTCTCGTCTGTATAGAACATCAAAGATATAGTCCTTTAAACCCTACTTCGCCGCCCACCTTGGAGAAAGTGACAACAAACCTAAACCcccattcttttttcttttctcaggAAGTAATTTAAAGAGTTAGAAATCTATTATGGACAAGAACATGCTACAGGGACTTGATAATCTACCTGAAATGGCCAACCTCATTGAACAGCTTCAAGTGCGTGACAGGTTTGTAAATTCTTTGTCATcgccttttctttcattttccttttgtgGATCCGctattttgttaataaaatgTAATGGGTTATGTAATATTTTGCGTTTGGcgtttggtatatttatgggtaattattaaaaaagatttaatctttggattaatttatatcaatatGATTAATAGCTTTGGTTTTGGGGTACTTAAAACGACTTATTGATAATTCTTGGTTAATCTGAATGCGTTACCTTTGATTGAGTTTGTTTTAAACTTAGACATGAGCCATTTTGAGatgtaaattttcttttctttttttggttatGATTTGAGGCTTCACATCTCATTTTCTATAAAGTTTAGGTTGCAAACTTTGGTTTGGGACTCTGTTGATGTGGAGCTAAAATAATGTTCTCCTTTAAAACCAATGCAATTGCAATCAATCAAGTGAATATGTTGCATTTGGACGTTTTGGGAACAACAtatcattatcatattttgCTTAATTCCACAGCAAGTCTGGGTCTTTTTGTGCGAAAGACTTGGTGATTTGTTAGTTTAGGTTGTTTCATACCTCGTTTGCCTAATATTATATGTGCATTGACTTGAGATTTTGATCAATGGCTATGATTCACAAGCATGCGGAACTGTTGATTGTAACTGAATATAGTAAGTCTTTTAGGAGCTGAATGGTTTTTGATTGAATGCTTTTATTTTGGGTCCTTGCTGTTGTGTTAACATAATTATGTTTCTCTACTGTTTTTCCTATTTGTGAGCTGAATTTGAAAGGTTGAGGCGTATCGCGCGAttgctttttcctttgctttttatattttaattatttgtgtGGCTTCACATTCAGCTTTGTAAACTATGGGTTACATGATTAGTTCTGTGTTGGTTTTGTGAAGCCAGAAGAATGTTCTCCTTAAAACCAAAGCAGCTTGTGCGTTGCAATGTTCTCCTTAAAACCAAAGCAGCTTGTGTGTTGCAGTTGGACGTTTTGGGAACAACATCTAATTCTCAATACGCTGTCACTGATCTTTCTTATTGGGTGAAGGATAAAATGTAGTGATGAGGCATGTGTGTAGACCTTTGAAATCATGTCTCAATTTCTACTGATACATACAAATAGCAACCTGTGCCTCGTTTATAGACAAATTTGCACAATGAACTTCCATTTTGTAAGTTCTCCAAACATAGATGTCACCATGATCTTGTTTAGTTCTTTTGTAGTATTTGGATGCTCTCTTTCTTCAGATTGCGCTGAAAGGCACTATAGCTTGAAAACAAGTTTCTATGAAATGATGTTGCATGTACTATTGGtctaaaatatagaaattacaAAAAGGAATTATGCAATGCTTTCCACATGGAGGCATGTAACGTGCATGGTGCTCGCATGATTCCTTAAATCAGGAATGTAATGGGAttgaattttctaatatttggcCGTATTTGTAATTTCAGATGCgttttctatttgtttttcttttttttactttttattggGTTCTAGTGCGAATTCAGTGCAATTTGCATAAGCAATTGCCTGGATTGTAAATGTATATTGGATTTGGTAAATGTGATAGTACAGAGCTAAcattgatttaattgatgtTTAAagtgtttgtttctttttacttGTATGTACTTGCTGAATAATTagcatttcttttgttttgggTTCAGAGGCAGAGATTTGGGCTTAATAAAGCTTTTAAATTTGCTTGCAACTGATGGCTTTAGCAAccatatgttaatttttagtaGTGTTTTACGTCGTTATCTATAATGGTTATGATATAGGGAGGTTTTCTGGTGTCTTTTTGTCAAACAACAAGGGTGGTTGCTTTTGTTATATTGGTATCTAGCTATGAAGAGTTGCATACCTCTTTCTCTTTGGTTGTGATGGACTATGGTGATTGGTGAATGGTGCctagtatatatttatcttcGTTTCAAAAGGCATCTCATTATGAGTTTGGCTTACAATTTCCATTGCGTCTCTGTTATTGGTCCAGTGCGTGAGCTCTTTCTTTCTGTAGATTGCAGGCATGATCAGAAATTTCAATAAACTGCTTGTTCTTTGAATTTGAGGAGAATTTGACAATCCGTGGGTTAGGAAAGAGTAGTGATGTGTTTACGTTATGCAAAACTGTTTTGCCACTTAGAAGCTCTAAGAAAATCTTCCAAATCTCCATGGGCTTTTTCATCTTTGCTCTCTTGTGCAGACACAGCTCATGCAAAAGCAAAGTCTGCTCCTTTACAGGTTTGTCATTCCTTTTCTTCCCTATTTACTGCATTTTTGcatcttaatattatataatatttgtcCATCTTAGTAATGGGATATTGGGGACTTTTTGTAGGAAACCAGAATGAGAGATAGGTTTATGCTAAATGCTAAGGGAGGTCATGGTGGCAATGGTTGTTCCAGCTTCCGCCGCAGTAGACATGATCGCTGTGGCAGACCTGATGGTAGGTTTATGTTCTAAATCATCTTTTATGAGGCTTGTTTCCATAATACTTTATCAAAAAAAGTTTTATAGAATACTATAgtgtccttttttttttttttttttgtaaatttagtCATCACTACTTTGATTTTCTGTCATTCTGgtgttttcaaaattttgtttCAATGTAATTTATTTCCATCACGCTCCACTTCACTAAATGTGGTTGATTGTTGTCAATGGTGAGGATTTCATGTAACTGAAATTTGTTGAAATAGTTTTTTTGGTGGCAATTCTCTATGcatgatttataattatatgcagGTGGAAATGGTGGAAGAGGTGGTGATGTGATTTTAGAGTGTTCTCCTGCTATCTGGGACTTCAGTGGTTTGCATCATCATGTAGTATGTATTACTTCCCCAATGTTTCCAGTTCTCTTCTTGCATTAAGTGAACTAAGGTCCTTCTTCTGTCCTGCAGAATGCAGCCAAAGGGGGTCATGGAGGTTCCAAGAATATGATAGGAACTCGCGGGGAAGATAAGGTTATTATTTACATGTTGAACTGCAATTTTTTTGAGGTGTCTGTTTTTTGGCAGTTTATCGAACTTTGGATGTGCAGCTGTTCATTGAGAAAGTCTTTTGTCCAATAGGTTGTCCAAGTACCTATTGGCACTGTTATTCATCTTTTAAAGGGTGAGCTTCCATCTACAGTTCAAAAATGTTCTACAACCGACTTGGATCCCTGGGAACTTCCTGGCACTCTTCATACTGACCAATCCAAATCTCACCTGCAGTCTGCCTCCAAGAGCCTGGCCGTGGCAGAGGAAGTTGAATCATTGGATAGTACGGATGCCTCATCAACTCATTATAATGAAATTTCAGAGGAATTGGCCAGGACACAGGAAACTCAACCTGAGTCAGCAGAAGCAGAACATATACAATATAATGTTGCTGAACTAACAAAACCAGGtcagaaaattattattgctCATGGAGGGGATGGTGGTCTAGGAAATGCATCTTCTCTGAATGTTTCAAAGAAAGCAAAGACTGCTAAGCTTGGAGTGAATAAAGATATTACCTTTGATCCAGAAATATCCAGTGAGTATCAGTCCTCCCTTAGCCTTGGATGCCCTGGCTCTGAGGCTGTTCTTGTATTGGAACTGAAGAGCATAGCTGATGTGGGCCTTGTTGGTATGCCAAATGCCGGTAAAAGTACTCTTCTGGGAGCTTTATCCAGGGCTAAACCTAGAGTTGGCCACTATTCCTTCACAACTCTTAGGCCAAATTTAGGGAAATTGAAGTTTGATGACCTCTCAATTACAGTGGCTGACATTCCAGGACTTATAAAGGGTGCTCACGAGAATCGTGGTCTTGGACATGCCTTCCTGCGACACATAGAACGAACCAAGGTCTTGGCTTATGTGGTGGATTTGGTTGCTGGATTAGATGGTAGAAAAGGAATTCCACCGTGGGAACAGTTGAAAGATTTAATCCTAGAACTCGAGCACCATCAAGAGGGACTGTCCATTAGGCCCTCCTTAGTTGTGGCCAATAAAATCGATGAGGCAGGGGCCGAAGAAGTGTGTGAAGAGTTGAAAAGGAGAGTGCAAGGTGTTTCAATATATCCAGTATGTGCAGTCTTGGAGGAGGGGGTACAAGAACTGAAAGCAGGTCTTAGAATGCTTATGGATAGTGCAAAACTGCAAACACTCAGTTTAGATAAAGTTGATTGTTCCTGATAGTGATAATAAATTGATACAAATACTAAACCTTTTTTTGATAGACGAGTTAAATGAATCATATCCAGCAATTCTTCAAATGGCATCTGATCTAGTAATCCTTTTTGTAATGTCaattctttaccttcatatttGCTTCTCTAAATTATGATTATGGCTTTCAAGTTTGAATGCCTCACAGCTGACTTCTTGCATTTGAATTCAGCATGCATGTTCACTATACATCATGGTTCTAGTTTCTACCGGTGGGTGGAGCTTGCTCTGATCACAAATTCATTCCTGGAATCAAATAACTACATTCTCTCAACATTTTCAATTTCCATCCTTTTACTTCCGTTCGAATTGCTGTGGTTGACAGCTTAGAAAAGGAATGAGCTATTTCCTGTTGTGTAACCATCCTACCTGTATTTTCTTGTTCGAATTGCAGCTTGAAAAAGGAATGAACTATTTTCTGCTGTGTAACCGCTGTCTGTATACGAATTACTTTTAATAGTCAAATGTAATAATATCTGAATTATCAAGCAAAATTTCCTACCAGTCTAATCCATACAAAAGGAGCAAATTAGTTGAATAGCAGCTACCAGGGAAGCAATTTAGACAAGAATATCTCTGGGTGCAGCtcagttttataattttgtatcAACTGGAAAATACTGATTTAATTTGGAGATCTTGTGTGCAGAAAATGTAATGGTTAAGTTGCACTTGCTCAAACAAATGCCAAGTGCAGTTATTAATATCACAATCATTGGATTTTGGAATTAGATTTTCTGTGTTTGGACCTCATACATTATTTGGATGGATCCGTTAGCATTCCTTCTAATCCTTTTGCCACAATTCACAAAAGATATATGAAAAGTCTAATGGGTCATTTTCGTTCATAAAGATTCACAtggcataaaaaaaaataaacaccCCATTCCAATAGTGGCTGCTATCATATGCACTTTTATTTGCAGTGGTCCATAGTGGAGAAGGTTGGCTTTTTGCAAGAAAATATGCAAAACAGGTGCATAGAAATCAGCAATTAGATTAGCCCTCTGACCTAAATGATTCACAGCTTCTTTTAAGATATGTGAAGGTTCCTATCTTGTACACATGCATGCAATGGgacttataaaataataatatttaaaaacttataaataaaatggtaaaagcctttttttaatataattaaaatatttgcgttaaaattgttaaaatttttgaaagagTGTTTTGTTATCCGCAAGAGTTCTCCTCGACatactttattaaattaactctaaatatatatgtataaaataataataataataataataaaatgaatttgaaCTCTCATATTTCTTATAGACAGTGGGATTAAACAGCAGTTAGCTTGTAAAAACTATTAACATatggaaatagaaaaaaaaaaaaaaaggaaagaaggaagTCATAGCATTTTGCAACAGAAAAAAgggaagagaagaaagaaaggtaGAAGTTGGAAGAGAATATTTGATAACAAAAGCAAACCACAATCAAAGGATACAAGAAATTTAAGGCCCACTATGTTGAATTCTGTaccatataaatatatatatatatatagggtGTTCATAATTTAGAGCAAATGAATCTTTCATGTTTTTCCTTGacagaatttctcaatttgaagaagaaatctATGAAGAGGGCATACTCTCTAATCTCATTTCCTCTCTCTTTGTTATAAACTTTCCTTTCAAACACAGTGCTGCTTTACTTTTGAAGTCATTCAAGACATATAGAATCaaaaagtcatatatctgcataatatctttaaaaaaatctaaaaacaataattgGCTAACTGAAAAGGAGAGgtaaattcattaaatttacataaattttttcaattttaattttatttatgaacttCCCATTCTAATGTGTATCCATGCATAAATTTAAACGTGGATTagctataaaattttatatttttttagaaaaatagtaaaatagaattttccatagaataaataattaaaaaataatagctcaataaaaaaaaattagtggaagaagtttatatcttttagaaattcaattaatttacagaacaaaattaaattaattttagcaaTGTAGGATTGTATTTCAAGGTCTTAGCAGCAGAAGCCTTCCATCATTAGATATTCTTTAGGAATAAAGTTCAATTTGACCCTTGAAATTCGTCATCTAATTTCAAATCACCTCTTTTgactttttctaaatattttaatcaaaactTAGCAAATATGGTTCATTTTGATCCATTTTTGtacaaaaataagagagtgTATTACACctctcataaaaaaaatacgtaaatgcaaataaataatattaattataaatatta
The Ricinus communis isolate WT05 ecotype wild-type chromosome 1, ASM1957865v1, whole genome shotgun sequence DNA segment above includes these coding regions:
- the LOC8278082 gene encoding probable GTP-binding protein OBGM, mitochondrial codes for the protein MCLRYAKLFCHLEALRKSSKSPWAFSSLLSCADTAHAKAKSAPLQETRMRDRFMLNAKGGHGGNGCSSFRRSRHDRCGRPDGGNGGRGGDVILECSPAIWDFSGLHHHVNAAKGGHGGSKNMIGTRGEDKVVQVPIGTVIHLLKGELPSTVQKCSTTDLDPWELPGTLHTDQSKSHLQSASKSLAVAEEVESLDSTDASSTHYNEISEELARTQETQPESAEAEHIQYNVAELTKPGQKIIIAHGGDGGLGNASSLNVSKKAKTAKLGVNKDITFDPEISSEYQSSLSLGCPGSEAVLVLELKSIADVGLVGMPNAGKSTLLGALSRAKPRVGHYSFTTLRPNLGKLKFDDLSITVADIPGLIKGAHENRGLGHAFLRHIERTKVLAYVVDLVAGLDGRKGIPPWEQLKDLILELEHHQEGLSIRPSLVVANKIDEAGAEEVCEELKRRVQGVSIYPVCAVLEEGVQELKAGLRMLMDSAKLQTLSLDKVDCS